One Megalops cyprinoides isolate fMegCyp1 chromosome 23, fMegCyp1.pri, whole genome shotgun sequence genomic region harbors:
- the cwf19l1 gene encoding CWF19-like protein 1 isoform X2, producing the protein MVLLENAQHVSRFIALANVNNPAKKKYLYAFSIVPLKNMDPAELVKQPQDVTENPYRKSLKESKKDKPAAAAAFQEEEPASQFFFDLGKKQQQGSVRKRHSEGDRPTQPKQPRRPPQPTGPCWFCLASPEVEKHLVISIGTHCYMALAKGCLTPDHVLLLPIGHYQSVVDLAAEVVEELERYKAAVRDFYKSRGRRCVLFERNYRSQHLQLQVVPVPVDRCSTDDIKEAFMVQAQEQQMELLEIPQHTDLKQIAQPGTPYFYVELDTGEKLFHRIKKNFPLQFGREVLASEAVLNIPTRADWRECKYSREEEESLTKKVREEFEPFDFTLMD; encoded by the exons ATGGTACTGCTGGAGAATGCACAGCATGTCAGCAGATTCATAGCCCTGGCTAACGTTAACAACCCTGCAAAGAAAAAG TACCTGTATGCATTCAGCATCGTCCCACTGAAAAACATGGACCCCGCAGAGTTGGTTAAACAGCCACAAGATGTCACTGAAAACCCCTACCGCAAGAGTCTGAAAGAAAGCAAGAAGGACaagcctgctgctgcagctgccttCCAGGAA GAAGAGCCGGCCTCTCAGTTCTTCTTTGACCTGgggaagaagcagcagcagggctcagTCAGGAAGAGGCATTCGGAAGGAGACAGACCCACCCAGCCCAAACAGCCACGCAGACCCC CTCAGCCCACCGGACCCTGCTGGTTCTGTCTGGCAAGCCCAGAGGTGGAGAAGCACCTGGTGATCAGCATCGGAACTCAC TGCTACATGGCTCTGGCCAAAGGCTGCCTGACCCCAGAtcatgtgctgctgctgcccatCGGACACTACCAGTCTGTGGTGGACCTGGCAGCGGAGGTTGTGGAGGAACTGGAGCGGTACAAGGCGGCCGTCAGGGACTTCTACAAGAGCCGGGGACGCCGCTGCGTGCTGTTTGAGAGGAACTACCGAAGCCAGCACCTACAGCTGCAG GTGGTCCCGGTGCCTGTGGATCGGTGCAGCACAGACGACATAAAGGAGGCCTTTATGGTGCAGGCGCAGGAGCAGCAgatggagctgctggagatcCCGCAGCACACAGACCTCAAGCAG ATTGCCCAGCCGGGTACACCATACTTCTATGTAGAGCTGGACACTGGAGAGAAGCTCTTCCACAGGATCAAGAAGAACTTCCCACTTCAGTTTGGAAG GGAGGTGCTGGCCAGCGAGGCAGTTCTGAACATCCCAACCCGTGCTGACTGGAGAGAGTGCAAGTACAGCCGGGAGGAGGAAGAATCCTTGACCAAGAAGGTTCGGGAAGAATTTGAGCCCTTCGACTTCACCCTGATGGACTGA